gttaccacagacaggagaaggggcaaaggcgagcaactggcgcctaaaccagtaagctgggcaggaggggctcgttagccttggttggctacccatctaggagaaggaaaactctgaatccaaacctccgctgccctgcggctatacttaacacgggaaaggcttcgggagacaaccctcaGGAGAAATCAGTAGCTGGTTAAGCCAAGTATCACAATTAAAGGTCAAATAAAGACGCGGTTGTTTTCTCCCCTCCTCCTCTTAAGTTCAatgacgtgtgtgtgtgtatgtgtgtgtgtatgtgttttataaagatatttacatttatttttcttctttaattaaGGGAAATGTCCAGCAAGAATTTTAAAAGATCAGAAATTTTACCCACGCAACTGTAAAGAGTGTACCTGTCAAACTGATTCGTGGACTTGTATTGGGTAAATATgtgttattattagtattatggaaataaattataactgtcaGGGTTGAGCCTCTTTAAAGGGAATCAAAACTCATTGTGGTCCCTTTAATAGTGTCCCTGAGaaattttctgatgatgtggcgGGTAGCCAGCAGTACTGACCTTTGACATATAATACGGATCCTCGAACCTCGAGCTTCCTAGATAGGTAGTCAGGCCAAGTTCAAGCGAGAGTAGCCTCTCGGCGACACATTCTTacgaagcaaaacaaaaattcgAGTCGGGTGTTGGGAATCCCCTAGACAGATggtcaagccaagttcaagcatacttgGCCTCTCGGCGACACGTTCAGAACGCGGCGAAAGTAAAATTCTATCTTTGTGAACTATACGAAATGCCACACAATATttagctttttcttttctacCATAGTTAACGTCAGTTttactaatggacctcattcaccaatcgtaaacaaacaacgtgatcttattgataaaacagtGGGAAAAACTGTCAcatgacaaccatcatgaattaaacatgagatcgtaaattatatagaagagatagagcaccacgtggctaaatgttgtttgtttacgatggtgaatgaggtccattacgtaattcacaatggctatcacgtgacagtttttttttcgttgttttatcaatattatcatgtGGCTAAGTGCTGTTTGTTTacgtttggtgaatgaggtccattctctTTTGTCTGCTATAATAAGCCGTTACGAAACTTAGACAATAGATAGCTCATTAATCTacgccaggggttctcaacctatgagtcgcgacccccttggtggtcgattgacaatttctTAGGGGTAGCAGAGCAAAAAAAGGTTGTGAACCGCTGATCTACGCCTTATACCTAGTGTGTTTGTTTGCTTAttttatcctaatgctttgttcaTTTCGTTCTTTTGGCCAGGTGTCCAGCCTCAGAGACGAAATTCAACTGGCCGATGTGTTACCGCAACAGCCACGGCAGTAAGCCGGGCAGCGTTCTATGTGCGGGGGACCCTGGCTACAAGGTCGAAGGGATATTCAGAGAGCCTTCCATAAGACCTCGTCCACCTCCACCACCTCCTCCTCAAAGGGTGACGGTGATTCACGTCGAACACAAAAAGCCCAAGAACAAATTCAAAATCAAAACAGGAAATATATTCAAGACAAAGCACACCAAATCTAAACACCGAAAGTTTTAAGATTTATCACAGTGGTGTTTGTAGATTAAGATATCGCACTATACATAACCAAATCTCGTGTATGACAGAACACAACATTactatttacctttttttatccattcatattgttttattaaatactAAACATTAGAAAACATTTGTTTATACTATTCgtattattttgttaagatttattttctttattaccacttatcttatatgatacagacgttacttcaaaaaagaagattacgtcctacgcctcatgcatattaaccaattacctaaattctgccaagttttcctggctggctcaggcaacccattccattctctaatagcactagggaagaagaagtatttgtaaaaatttgtcctagcttatggaacgaggaatgtgcctttatctttgtgtctttctgagtattttattaaattttattttgtcctTCACTTATTCATgtgtttttttagttaattacTTTTAAACGTATTTGGTATACAATCTAAAGATGACGAATGCCAACTTGAGATTAACAAATTGGtagtttcttatattttatgcaTCTTTAAagtcatatttatttattaatcaaatttttcaaaaagcaacaatatctttaaaaaaaaaacaactaaaataagataaaagGAGTGTGGTTAAAAAATaatgagcaaaacaaaaaataacatgaaaaagatactaaaaaaaaaggttatattatgtgtaattttaacaattagtttggatcagtcatatacTTCTATAACTAACCAatctaaacataataaaaatgtgCGATTAGAAGTATTTATACCAATTGCTATTGTCTGGCTTTTAGCCTAGTCAATGCACtataaccctatcacttgtctggatcagttgTGAAAGGGGTAGTGAAGAAAGGGTTATCTTGGTGAATgcttacatgatcgtttttttaatGCACAAAACAATGTTCTCTTGGGGCTTGAGTCCTCTAGGGGGAGTAATtgaacttataccaccacatctttcaagtacaatttttttcccttgttcaagattctaaacaaaataattaccaatagttaatttactaattggttaattttttttaaattgattcttttattgtcaggtaaaataattGTGTTAAAATCAATCTAATCTGAGATTTAATGTACAAAAATGTACACAcgttttaccatacagacagacagacagactgagagttgatataagacttgtaaacaaaataacCGTAAAATACACCGGGTCCAccatataaatttatattaaagTCTGGTGAGTCTTATAAAATAAGAATATTGAAAATTTACAGTACAATAGCAACCATTCCTCCAAATCTGCATGCCCAAAAGGCCTATAGAGGAACAACCATAGGCGTAGATGTCTGACCTGAAACCtttgcgcggttcatctcataCATATAGGACAAGTCGTCTGAACCCTCAACATAGAACATAACAACCAATAAGAAGaaccagcaaaataaaaaaaatatttttattaaaagaaagcttatctaaaggaaatTTAAAGGAAGTTATCACAAAATCAATGTCATACATCAAAATAGTGCAGGAATAAGAtcccttttttatataaataaagttatattttaaccactaattgattaacttattGGTTTATATTGTTATTGATTAATGAATTGTCATCGACTATCTGTAATTATGCGGAATTTCAACTTGAATGGAAAAAGTGTACAAAGCATAATAAtgggaataactccacatatactCTCAATAATTAGCATTACATATATAACAGTACTGCGCCTAGAACCGATTCTTTAAGTCCTTCGTACTGCAAGAGTAACCTTGTTGTCACGGCCCCGTTAACCACGACACTTTTGGGTGCATTTAGTCACTTGGTATCCAACCTACTTTAAGATGATTGCTgcgaaaccaaaaaaaaaatgtggcatCATATTCACATGCCCATGTCCGTAATTCCCAAATTTTaaccttaacggaacactttccTTTATTTAAGAGACATTAATTCACGTGGGAGTCTACTTGTTAATTCTTCCAGCACTGTACATGTATCCCTGCCTCGCgcaacacagtttgggaaacactggtctagagcaggtgatgcccaaaatacggcccgcgggccagatccggcccccGACGTTGTTCCagccggcccgccgaaatgttggCACAAAGAGTAggcatcacccccccccctttttaaaaaaaaaaaggttgacttatttatctttacctacgttagggccctaaatttttctttaattgattgataccatgacctttaacattagtgtgtttatgaaatgagaatctaccagaaaaagaaaacggatctgaactttttttgtggagcatgataataagaaaaaatatttgatttgtaaagaaagtgtggctatttaaaaaaaaaagaacaagataTAAACGTCAGTATGAAACAAACATGAcgacattcttggtttgagccgcgactAAAAGATTGTTAGACTACTCCTacagattggaggatcgataggaatatttatgaaaaagggacaagaaaatgagtcggtggtaaagcttgctacaatgttgctcttaTTTAAAGTACAGAAATTAAGCCATTTTCTTgcgcttgaaaaaaaaaaagcttcagaTATCCTATTCCTTAACGTAAGTATCGGTTCTAGATCCatgggtttctaatcaaatagtttcatatTCAGGtaaatttgatttaatttttttttaccttttcgttcacgagtgtcagaaattaaaatagcccgcaggtcgaattaggttgggcatcactggtctagagtaTCAAAGTCTGAAGACAGGTccagaaatagaaataattgaCATGTGGCTTTTGTCGGAGTTGCCAAGTAGGTCTTCTAGAGCCCTAACCACTGCAGTCTCTGCGCTACGGCACCTCCtgtatgcagattgaaattcttcaaAGAGATAGATGCTAAAGAACAtgattggctgcctggtcgtgtggtatgcactctggactgtcattgTGTAGCCTTATaggtcccgagttcgaacccATAgtactgcgggaggtttgggctaagatgTAACTATCTTCAgaatctaaaggaacatccgaaccatgtaagacaaacaaaacatataccGCTAGATGTCAATATCTGAAATCATTGACCAGCGGTGCCCAAACTGTTTTGTCCGGGGGGTCACCTTAATCACATGGCACGGGCCGCACAAGGACGAAAGGCCATCGAATCTTGTAGCTTCATTAATTACTATTGGTAGAAGATTTTAGGAGCCGAATTGCACAATGTCACTTCCTGGCTTTGGCCCGCGGACCGCAGTTCGGGCAACACAGTTGTAGACGATAAGTCTCTGTAGGCTTAATCATCTGTGTTTACCACTTGATTACTCTCTACTCAGCCATTATATCAAATACATCGCTAAACTGTAATGACCTCATTTTTGTGTAAAACTAAAGGGGAAATAATTCGAAAAATTTACTTTTCTCAGCGGGTAAGCTCCCCTTCGCGTCTAAAATTAGGGTAGGTATGCACGCAGGGAAAACATATCACACCAACGTGTCTGAGTCATGCTGATAGGGAGTTGATGTCTTGCTCACCCACAGAAGTCATGTGTTTACATCTCACGTGAGCTGCTCATTGCAATACGCCACCATGAGAAAGATGCTTTGGATCCTTTTAGGCTGTTTGTATGAAGATTCAAATCAGCGGCCATCCAATTGTTGAtactgtgttattttttttacaaaacttatatcaattcattcacgttgtctgtctgtctgtctgtctgtctggtacaaaaatcttgtacacgttatttctcccacttcccattctcggatcaagttgaaactttgttaaTGTATTAGTGgttattaattacttttgttgtacatagaaaagggagatacaaattgcagtattgagatatatggcagcAATTGTGCGGTTCGTTCCCTTATAAAATAGTATTTTCATATTTCGCTAGTTTGATGAGTATCTGAAATAAGACCTCTGTTTATATATCTAAACATTTCATAAACTATAAGACCGCGAAGTATTGGTACCTTGTACAAGTTAGCtctacagagagagagagagatagagtgaaaagaaagagagagagagagagaaaggaagagtcAACGATAGAAAGCAGGGCTACAGATAAATATATTGATACATCCTGGCCCGTGGAAAAAGGTTAAATTACGTCACAATAAGTGCATGTCACAGCGACATTTTCTTAAAACTATCTTATAAACGTGCCTATGTACTGTGGAGGGAGAACGAAGAAAGGGTCacgctggctggacaacgtaaaGTAATGGACCAGCTCCTGACTGGTTAAAGTGTAAGAGATTTGAAATTTTCAATTAGTAAAGGGTAAGTTATTCTAATGTTAACATATTTCTAATGCTCAAgtagaaaaaaacatcttttggCTTACACATTGTGTGATTGCCTTAGCTTCAGTTACAACTCAGCTCCTTTAGTaacatcactaaatttagaaagccttcattagagaagactcaaaagtaaagtagcaattatacatataacacagaaccataatcttcaaatacaaaaaacaaaatttaataaaatactcagaaagacacaaagataaaggcacattcctcgttccatatgctaggacaaatttgtacaaatgctccttctccTTGGtcctattagagcatgaaatgggttgcctgagccagccaggaaaaccagtgacttggcagaatttaagttaacatgcatgattagatgcatgaggcgtaggacgtaatcatcttcttcttttacGATAAGATAAGCAGGAAGAGTCTTTGGCTACGAAAGTTTGAAATAATTGAATTGTCTTTCCTGATGATGAAACTATGCATAGTGAATGAGACGAGATATTAGAGCAGCGGGTCTCAACCTTTTaatctcggcgacccctttttacaatcccccactctgccgcgacccccctccccagacacacacatacagcaacagaagagtagacaatagcaatccatattttcgatggtcttaagcgacccctggcaaatagtcaatcgacccccaagggggtcgcgacccacaggttgagagaCAGAGAACatttaagagaaagaaagagagagagtaatagagtgatatatatatatatatatatataaagagataaagaaagagagaaggaaaaagagagaagtaaaaagagaaagaaagagagaaagattagagagagaaagaaaggaagtgcAGGAGAGATAGTATGTTACAGCAGATGTAATGATACCTTTGTGAGAGTATGACGTCAATATTCGCTAATCATTTTCATAACATCAACAAAATGTTTCTAgttcaaagtatttttattcagcgtgtctctctctctctctctctctctctctctctccgtgttTGTATTGTGCGTGCTAGTATATgatagtgtgtttgtgtgtaagagagagagagagagagagagatatggaatGAAAGGGGGAGAGAACTATGCGCGTTACATTCTTGACAAGTTTATGTTTACCTAGAACTTAAGCGATAAAAGTTTGTACCTGGCAGCAAAGATTCACGGGATACTCCGTTGTATGTCAAAAGTTTTCATCCCACGACATTCAGATTTGAACATTTGATTTCACTTTATACAACATAATTtgatgttttatatataaagcATAACGGAGTCTTGGGTTtacattaaagggaaactccgatggttttgacaatcttttatataatatgtgttttgatttacagataatgaatatgttattattttgtttttatttgcaataataacttagtaattgatattgttctgacgtaattttcctgcccATCCAAAACGGTCAAACTTTCacctatgtgacgtcacacatgcctattaatttaatttattgacttactgtataacgTGAGACCATgcagtaaagtttacattctcgtaaaagaaatatatcttcgtctatggcatactatgcagttagatctagatcttgtaagcaaagaaaaaaatgcgtattaaaagtagatttacatgcttgactaaacacggcagtgtgtatcttctcgcctgaccactcaacacacaacaaacactatcgcttggttgtcttgtcatgactgactacacgtagtctagaccttacactgaccagtcagacctgcgatctatttacttcttgggttagggaggggcttagatgaaaatgtgactttttttcttttaaatctatctctatataactgtaccatagcgcTTGACTAGGCCGTCATTAAGACTTACAGCCTAACAGCTAccgtaagaatgaagcgatacgattggtcaaatctagtttccctttcagtattgttgagggaagtgacgtatgcctaatctaaaaacaaaatatcaaagaatcccattttttttttggagatgtCACGAATTTACTGTCTAGTTTATtaaatactagacatatgttacccgcgacccgcgggtctttatttgcgcattactttcgatatagtcactgagagtgttttgtaaacaattaaacgaaataataatgtaataagtaaagcgaatgtgtcaatgtaaaaatagtgtgaatgaagctatcaaatcaaaattgctaataggcttaaatcc
The DNA window shown above is from Biomphalaria glabrata chromosome 5, xgBioGlab47.1, whole genome shotgun sequence and carries:
- the LOC106051443 gene encoding uncharacterized protein LOC106051443; the encoded protein is MASSLLFAVVTLGLVCVTSGQIHKGTGKCPARILKDQKFYPRNCKECTCQTDSWTCIGCPASETKFNWPMCYRNSHGSKPGSVLCAGDPGYKVEGIFREPSIRPRPPPPPPPQRVTVIHVEHKKPKNKFKIKTGNIFKTKHTKSKHRKF